TCTCTCCCCCACAGCTGCCCCCCAAACCTGGGGCTCCAGACTGAGCTCTCAAGCCCGTCTCCTGAACGTCCCTCCCTCTATCCCGCCAAGAGGGCCACCTCCCCTGAACACCCCCATCTCCTCACCATCTACCTCCACCGCCACTCACATCCCGCCCCACCCTGAGCTCCCTAAGGCCCATCCCCACCCCATTCTCCACCCCTATCCTGCCCTAAAGGCCACTTCCACTGAAATCCCCATCCTCGGCCTCACATCCCCATTCCTACTTTCACCCAGTCCCTACCCTTGCCCTGaaccccgcccccgcccccagccctgcccctgagTGCCCACCCCCACCCTATCATCACCCCCATCCTGCCAGAGGACCACCTCCCCTGAATGCCCCCATCTCCAACTCAccatccacccccacccccactcccttcCTAATCCCCCAACCGATCTCCCTAAGCCCCgccctccacccacccaccctgcccTGAGGGCCACCTCCACTTGATCCTCATCCACCTCCCCCCAGGGGGCGAACTCCACCcaacccccagccctgccctactccacccctccacccctccacccctccaccctcatccctttccccacccctgccccgaAGCCCACCCCATGACCTTCCTAAGCCCCACCTCTGAGCGCCCTGCCCCAACCCCACAGCCACCCCtatcctccaccccaccccaggggCCCCCCTCTACTGAAACCCCCCTCATCTGCTCCATCCCCAGTCCTCCCATCTCCACCCCTCCCCTGAACCCCGTCCCCACTGAGGTCCCTAAACCCCACCCCTCACTCCACCCTGAGGGCCCCATCCTCTGCACCCCAATCCCCCAGCCCCACTGAGCTCTTAACCCACCCCACCTGAGGATTCCctttccctgcccctcccccagcttcctAGCTCCCCACCCCAAGTGACCCCCAGCAGCTCCTCGCCCCTCCCACTGCACACCGGCACCGAAGGgctgccccgcccccgcccctcccGCCCCCGCGGGACACGCCCAGATTCTTCGCCCCCACAGCCTGGTGCCCTCTGGCCTCCCGCTGTCCCAGGTGGGCCTGGATCCTTCCAGCTCATTCTTTGCTTGCGCCATCCCTCGTTCCATGGCCCAGTCCTCCCCGGGGACCCTGAGCCTGGAGGCCCTGGACCGCTGGAACCTCGAGCCCACCAGCTGGCTGTACCCGGAGCCGTGGCAGCAGCCCTGTGAAACCTGTGAGTCTCTCTTCCACTCCCTGATTGTCCTGCCTTCAAGGGTGCGGCTGGCCAAGACCATCCCCAGGGGTCCCTGCTGAGCCTGGGGGACACTGTGGGTGGCTAGAGCATGGGGATCTCTGAGGGGGTCGAAGGCTGGGCCCAGAGGCAAGCAGGGGCTGCAGCGGCCATTGGCCCCCCCGTCCTCATGaggcccctgccctccccttTCTGGGGTGAATTGAACCACCCGTCTTCCATGTTGCAGCAGGGCCAGGCAGGTTGGGGGCATGCCTCAGGGGACCCTCGAGCCCCTCTCAGGGCTGGTACTGGCTTTGGCTGTCCTGCCCGTCATCCCTGGGTTGGGCAGGTGGGTGTCACTGTAGGGGTGCAGGTGGCCTGAGCTAGGCAGGGTCTGCTCAGCAAGCTGCTTCCCGTGCTGGGGTGCGTCGGGGATCTGAGCAGGGGCTGACGGGTTTCTTACACCTGTGTCCGCGTGTCCTGTGTCCTGACGCGGCATCCCCATGGCGGCCATCCCAGCCCTGGACCCAGAGGCCGAGCCCAGCATGGACGTGATCTTGGTGGGATCCAGTGAGCTCTCAAGCTCCGTTTCGCCCGGGGAAGGCAGAGGTGAGGGCATATCTGCTTATTGGACCAGTCACTTAGGATGATGACCCCAGGCCTGGACAGGGTCTGGAGTTCCAGGCTTCTGTAGTATTCATGCATTATTCAGACACCCAGACTGGGGCAGGAGATTCCCCACCCACAGCCTTCCCCCAGGCATAGTCATTTAAACACACCAAGATAAGGTGGGAGGGCGGGATGGCAGGGGACCTCAGGCTCCTGTGACTTTGGAAAATGCATGTGTGATGCTCACTTCTGGGCCGATTTTAAATGAAGAgatcagaggaagaagaaaggggctACTTCTTATCTTCTTTTCCAGATCTGATTGCATATGAAGTCAAGGTTAACCAGCGAAATATTGAAGGTGAGTATTTGCATGCTTGCCCCACCAGGCAAAAGAGGtggggcagagtggctcacacctataatcccagcactttgggagaacaaggtgGGAGGagcatttgagcccaggagtttgagaccagcctaggcagcatagtgagactctgtctctacaaaaaaataaaaataaaaattaaccaggcatggtggtgtgcacctgtagtcccagctactcaggaggctgaggtgggaggattgcttgagctggggaggtcgaggctgcaatgagctatgataacaccacgcactccagcctgggtgacagtgagatcctggAAGAAGGCAGTGGACACCACTGTGCCACATGTatcccttctccccctcccaaGGCCCCTGTAGCTTTGTTTAAAGCATACAGTTCAACgtattttagtttatttacagAGTCaacaaccatcatcaccatctaattttagaagattttcatCAACCCCAAAAGAAAACCCGTATCTAGTAACAGTCACTCTGAATTCCCCCTTCTTGCTTCCCTTCTTTTAACTCTAGGCAACCACTCCTCGACTTTCTTTCAACATGGGTTTGCCTTTTCTGGatcccttgcatttccatatgaattagGATCAGCCGGTCAACTCCTGCCAAAAAGCCAGCTGGGATTTTGAGAAGGTTCTGCAGATCCATTTGGGGACTCATGCTATGTTAGCAatattagtttagtttttttttttttttttgagacagagtctcactctgtcccccaggctggagtgcagaggcatgatcttggctcatagcaacctctatctaccaggttcaagcaattctcctgcctcagcctcccaagtagctgggaatacaggcacccatcaccatgcccggctaacttttgtgttttcagtagagacggggtttcaccatgttggccaggctggtcttgaactcctgacctcaggtgatctgcccgcctcagcctcccaaagtggtgggattacaagcatgagccaccatacccagccaatattaagtcttctgatccatgaacataggatatctttccattttgttcCATCTTCCTTAACATCTTTCAACAATGCTTTGCAGTTTTCAGTGTGTAAGCCTCATACTTGTTTGGCTGAATTTATTCCTAAGTCATCCGCCGCATTTGACAGCACTGGGAAAACACGTGTTTTGAATGTTTCCTTTAGACATCTGTCTCTGCTGCGGAAGTCTCCAGGTTCACACGCAGCACCCTCTGTTTGAGGGAGGGATATGCGCCCCGTGTAAGGTAGGCAAGGGGAATGGGTGTGACTCCCTCGTGGCCTCAGAGCAGGGATGACACAAGCCAGCCTTGCTTTGCTCCTTCCAAGGACAAGTTCCTGGATGCCCTCTTCCTGTACGACGATGATGGGTACCAATCCTACTGCTCCATCTGCTGCTCCGGAGAGACGCTGCTCATCTGCGGAAACCCCGATTGCACCCGGTGAGGCGAGGGGCCTGCCCAGGGCGGTGAAGGGGCTGAGGACACACTCATCCTTTCAACTACTCATTCTGGAGTGTGGGTGGATTTTCCTCCCAAATGGATGATTTCCCTGAGAGCTTCTGATTTCTGTCTCAAATGTGTCATTTGGCATAGAGCCCTCAGCAATGGGAGGCGGGTGTCTGCGGTTGGcaattgtgatttttgttttcagtattgGTATTGCCACATCACTGTGCAGGGGAGTGATGGAAACCCCACACCCCAGGCTGCCAGTCATGACCGGGGTGACAAGGGGCATGTTCACCCCTCATTCGTTACTCCCCTGCCTCGACTCCCTCCGTGGGCTCCTCCCCTCAGTCCTTCTGGGCCATCCTCGTATTTACAGCTCCCCCCGCCTCAAGTTCTCTCCTCCAGCTGGTGTTACTACATTTGGTTTTGCTGGGAGTCCCACCCTGTTTCTGCAGGCTCGAGTTTGGGGGCAGACAGGTGCCTTAGGGGCTTCCTTGGATCTGTCATTGCCTGCGAATCCACCTCCCTGTCTTCTGCACCTGGCTAGGCTCCTGTCACTCTGTGTCCCTAGGAAGGACCGTGTTCCTCTTCCCAGTCTACCACCTGGTCTTCCCAAAAGGAGCTCCAGTGTGACTTTTCCCTCCAAAACAGGGCTCAGCCCCACCTCCGCCATCCTCGGCATAGGCGGGCTGTCATGTCCGCTGCTGTGGTTTTCTGTTCGACCCTAGATGCTACTGCTTTGAGTGTGTGGATAGCCTGGTCGGCCCCGGGACCTCGGGGAAGGTGCATGCCATGAGCAACTGGGTGTGCTTCCTGTGCCTGCCCTTCTCCCGAAGCGGGCTGCTGCAACGCCGGAGGAAGTGGCGCGGTCAGCTCAAGGCCTTCTACGACCGAGAGTCGGTAAGGAGCCCGCGGAGGGGCAGGACCTGGCGGCAGCAGGCCCTGGCTTACGGCCTTCCCTTGGTTCCTGCTGCAGAATGCAGGCGCGCTGATGGGCACCACAGCTGCAGGCTTGGGAGCGAACGCTCTTTCCTGGTTTCCTCTCCGATAGCGGCTTCCACTCGATGGTGGCTTTGGGTAAACTGCTCTGGCACGGCAGTTTTGTTGCTTCCAAGCCTAGGAACGAGGCCCTGGTAGCAGTAGGAGAGGGGCCAGGAGAGGGTGGCTGGCAAGTCCTCAGCACGTCTCAAAGTCCAGTCCTCAGGAACAAACGCCTGGGCCTATGCTGGCCAGGGGTGGGCCCTTTTGGGAGTCCAGCTGAGAAGCTGGGGGGGAGCCCAGCAGGAACCGCAGACAAAGGCGGAGAAGGTGGAATTGTGTCCCTCTGAGAGGTACACCCAAGTCCCCAGCCCcgtacctgtgaatgtgatcttattgGGAAATAGGGTTTTTGCAGATGTTAAGAGTCCCGAGATGAGATCATTCCAGGTCTAGGGTGGGCCCTCAGTGCAGCGGCTAGTGTCCCTGTAAGAGATTTAGGAAATGGAGACAGGGAAGACAGCCAcgtgatgatggaagcagagactggagtgaggcATCCACCAGCCACGGGTGCCAGCAGCCCCAGGAGCTGAGGGAAAGGCCTGGCACGTCCTCGCCTGGCACCTTCTGAGGGAGGCATGCCTGCTGGCACACCTTCACTTCAAAACCTGTGTCCTCCTGAGCTGTGAGAGAATAATTTCTGCTGTGCTAAGTCCCCtggtctgttttttatttttttatttttgagatagtgtttcgctcttgttacccagcctggagtgcagtagcaccatcttggctcactgcaacctcagcctcccgggttcaagcgattctccttcctgcttcccgagtacctgggattacaggcacccaccaccatacctggctaattctgtacttttagtagagatggggtttcaccatgttggccaggctggtctccaactcctggcctcaagtgatccacctacctcggcctcccaaagtgctgggatgacaggcataagccacggggTCCAGCCCCTCCAGTCTGTTTCAATTTGCAGGCCAGCCATGGGAAGCTCCTACGGAAGGGGTGTGGCCCCCGGTGAGGCAGCCAGCGTGGAGCAAGGGACCCCTGAGCTGAGCATGAAACCGCACTGGCCTCCAGCTCACATTTGTTAAGGTTGAACCAAGTCATCTCTCCCTGCCTAGCAAGCTTCAGCCTGCTCCGATTCGAAGGAAAGGGTCAGATGGGATGGTGTTTTATAGGAACAGAGCCTAGCGCTCTGAAAGCTGAGGTCCCTGAGTTTTGGGCCCTGGGGGGCTGGCCCTTTAACAGGGAGCACATGAGGCCAGAGTTGGCTGCCCGCCTGGTCCATCAGGTTGGCAAGGGCAGGGCAACCCACAGGGCCTCACCTGTCCCCGAGGCTCACCTCTCCCCGGTATCTCTGGCCTTGGGGCTCTCTTCTCCGACGTTCTGGAAGCTGCCTGGGtgagcaagaccatcctggccaacatggtgaaatcccatctctactaaaaatacaaaaattagctgggcgtggtggcgtgtgcctgtagtcccagctacttgggaggctgaggcaggggaatcgcttgaacccgggaggtggaggtttcagtgagctgagattgcaccaccttactccagcctgggtgacagagcaagactccatctcaaaaataaaaataaaaataaaaataaaaataaatcagcaaaCCCCTCCACACCTACTGTCTGTTGGCTGGAGACAGCTGGAGGTCAGAGCGGGAGAccaaggctggggcagggggtggagcTGGCCTTCCTTGGGGGCAGTGCTGGTCAGGACAGGCCCAGTCAGGCCTCGGCAGGTGCATCTTAGGTGTGTCTCCGGTGAGTCTCACGTTGAGTGTTCATCCAGGGAAGAATTTTCATTGCATCTCGAGGGCTCTGTAACCAAGTAGCTAGCACAATgccttgttttggttttctttttttttttttttttttttttgagacggagtcttgctctgtcccccaggctggagtgcagtggccacatctcagctcactgcaagctccgcctcccgggtttacgccattctcctgcctcagcctcccgagtagctgggactacaggcgcccgccacctcgcccggctagttttttgtattttttagtagagacggggtttcaccgtgttagccaggacggtctcgatctcctgacctcatgatccacccgtctcggcctcccaaagtgctgggattacaggcttgagccaccgcgcccggcccttgttttggttttctaataGGAGAGTCCCCTTGAGATGTTTGAAACGGTGCCTGTGTGGAGGAGAGAGCCGGTCCGCGTGCTGTCTCTTTTTGGAGACATCAAGAAAGGTAAGCCAGTGATGTCCCAAAGACACACGTGGAAGGATGCCTCCACACACCTGACTGCCCCTCAGGCCACCCCCCTGGGCTCCCCACACCCTCCCCGAGGCCGGCCAGCTGCTGGTGTCCTGCACCCCTCCCCACGCTGGGCCCATGCTGACCCCGCGCTGGGGCCTTTGGAAATCCCACTGTCTTCTGGGCCTCGCAGGCACAGCCGAGTCCATGAAGACGCTCTCTCTCCTCTGGCCGTGTCCGTAAGGGATGGGTCCCCCCGGGACACCCACTGATGCCCACAGTGTCTCAGAGCAGCCTTGTGCGGGAGCACGTATCTGCCCCGGGCAGCTGACCAGCAGCCTGATCCCACAGCGCCCGCACAGCCTGCCCAAGGCCTTGCTGCCCGGGCGGGGCTGAGGAAGCCGGGGCCTCCTCCGAGGCCGTTCCAGGGCTCTGCAGCTCACACCAGCTGCAGAGTGGAGTGGACTCCACCGCTCTGTGGATTTCCTAGCCAGAGGTGACGTCGCATCCCAGAAATGCCTGGCGCTGTAACACAGTGCTTgacatcctttttgttttgttttgtttgagacaaagtctcactctgttgctcaggctggagtgcaatggcacgatctgctcactgcagcctccacccctcgggttcaagtgattctcctgcctcagcctcccgagtagctgggatgacaggtgcctgccaccacgcccagctaatttttgtatttttagtagagatggggtttcactatgttggccacgctggtctagaactcttgacctcagctAATCCATCCGCCTTGgaatcccaaaatgctggaattacaggcttgagcctctgtgcctggccgtGCTTGACGTTCCTAAATCAATACGTGGCGATGTTTGCTTGTTTAGCTTGTTACGAGACAAAAACCTCCATCCTTAATCCTCCTGTCACatcattaaaaagataaagttgggtggggtgcagtggctcacgcctgtaatcccaacactttgggaggctgaggtgggtggatcatttgaggtcaggagttggagaccagcctggccaaaatggtgaaaacccgtctctactaaaaatacaaaaaaattagccgggcgtggtggcgcacacctgtagtcccagctactcaggaggctgaggcaggggaatcgcttgaacctgggaggcggaggttgcagtgagccaagattgcaccattgcactccagcctgggcgacagagtgagactccacctcaaaaacaacaacaaaaatataaagttggCTCCTTAATGGTAGGAGGGTCCTTCGATCAGCCGTCAGCCTTTTCAAGTCCCTGTAGAGGCACAATCCACGCTCACCCTCTGGGCCCTTCTGGTCTCTCCCCATCCAGAGCTGACGAGTTTGGGCTTTTTGGAAAGCGGTTCTGACCCGGGACAGCTGAAGCATCTGGATGATGTCACAGACACAGTGAGGAAGGATGTGAGTACCGCCGCGCACTCTCGGACGCTGCACTGGGAGCAGGGGTGCGAGCTTCCTCAGAGGAAATGTCAAGGATGAGGTGGGCAAGGAGGTGGCGGCAGGCGCTGGGAGGAGTCCCGAACACACGGGGGCCTctcggctgggattacaggcacccgccaccacgcccagctaattttttgtattttttagtagagacggggtttcaccatattggtcaggctggtcttgaactcctgacgtcagatgatccacccgccttggcctcctaaagtgctgggattataggcattagccaccgtgcctagccattaatttttatttaagaagaaTGACAGAGTGAGGGCCATCACTGTTAATGAAGCCAGCGTTGCTCACAGCCTCCCCTTGGTCACTTTTTGGGACTAAAGGGCACCCTTGTCGTGTCTGTGTTTTGGTGGGTGTGTTTGGTGGGTTTTGTTGTTGGGTGGCTGTGTTTTGTCTTCTTCCAGCTTGGCCATGGAGCAGCCTGGTCACTGGTGCTCTGCAGGGCTGTTTCTGTTCAGCAGGGAAGGCTCTGCCCTTGACATTAGCTCCTGGAGGGCTGTGGACAGCGCCTGCCGTGTTCACGGATGACAGTCTGTGCATTGGGTTGGGCCTCCCAGGACTGGTTCTCCAAGGGCAATGGGATGACAGACAGAAAAACCAAATTCTGCCAAAGTATTTAAataggtttattctgagccagtaAGAGTGACCATGGCCTGGGAAACACAGTCTTAAGAGGTCCCGAGGAAGTGCACCCAAGGCGGTCAGTAACAgttttggttttatacatttcagggagATGGGAACTGCAGGTAGAATCAGAAATCAGTAcacgggccaggcacggtggctcacgcctgtaatcccagcactttgagcccaggaggtggaggttgcagtgagccgagatctcaccattgcactacagcctgggtgacagagtgagaccccatctcaaaaaattcaatcaatcaatcaatcaatacataGGTGTGCATTGGTTCAGCCCCAAAAGGCGGGCTATCTTGAAGCTTACATTAGGGATTCTTTAGTTGGCAGTTGGatgaaagagttaagctttgcCTGAAAACTCGGAGTCAGTAGAAAGGAATGCTTGAGTTAAAATAAGGTCTGCTGTCTGTCATGTGACGCCATGGCACAGCCATAATATACCGGCTCAAAAACACCCATTCCACAAGCTTTTGTGGTTTGTAAGCCGTGATTCCCCCACGCTCCTTAGAAAGGAATTTGAGCAAGAAAAGATAAAGGCAGAGTTCAGTCCCCAAACGCGTGGCACAGAGTCTTCACCTCAGATTCGGAGCGTTCTCCTCTGGGCTCCAGGCAGGCAGCCCCTGAGGCTGGTGGTGGCTGGGGATGGCTCTGCCCTAGTGGGCTCCACATCTCAGCTTGCCCTGGCCTGTGAGCCCTGCGAGCTGAGCAGGGTCGGCCCTGAGGACATCTCGTGCTACCGTACGCGACCTTGCCCACTGCTGCTGCCTCTCGGTGCCCACGCCCGTCTGTCCTGCAGGTGGAGGAGTGGGGGCCCTTTGATCTCCTGTACGGCGCCACACCTCCCCTGGGCCACACCTGCGACCATCCTCCCAGTGAGTGACGCTTCAGTCCTGACACCCTGTCCCCACCACCccgtctcctctcctctttccccaccCCTCCATGCCAGGGCAGAAACTGCAAATTGTCAGCATTTTTCaaaagcagctttattgaggcTCCACTGACACACAGTGTGTCCAACTGAATGTGTGCAACTTACTGTGTGTCAGTGGTGCCTCAATAAAGGAGGAGGCACTGAGCTAGCTCCACACCCATGCACGCCTCATCATGAGCAGCAAAGTGTCCCCGTCACTTAGGCTTCCCTGTGCCCCCCAAGCCTCCTGCTGACCCCGTGCAGTCCCTAGCGTGCCCACGTCACTGCAGCTCACGTATCCTCTGGAGCTTCCTCTAAAAGGCGGGATTTGTGCCACGGCACGCGCTCTGCGTCCGCGCCTCCCTCAGGGTTGCCTGTCTGTCTCTTCCCAACTCTGGGCCTGCCTGGGGGAGGAGGGGTCCTCGCACCTCTGCGGCCCCGGCACTGGGCAGGGCTCCATTGCTGCTGGAGGAACAGGGGCAGGGGACCCCTCAGACCCAGGCTGGTGCATCCCATAGACCCCCTCGGTGCTGCTCTCATGCCACAGTTTCCTTGGGCCCCTGCCTAGATGCACCTGAACAGCACCCCGCCACTACCAGCCCTTGCCTCCGGACCCCCCTCAGCCCTGCCCCCTCACGCCCTCCAGGCTGGTACCTGTTCCAGTTCCACCGGCTCCTGCAGTACGCGCGGCCCGGGCCAGGCAGCCCCAGACCCTTCTTCTGGATGTTCGTGGACAATCTGGTACTGAACAAAGAAGACCAGGACGTCGCGTCTCGCTTCCTGGAGGTGTGTGCGGGGCCGCATGGGCCTCCCTCTACCCCTGCCCATGTGAGGAAGGGGCTCTTCGGGTGGCGCTCTGTCTACACCCCAGGCTCCAGGCCTGGAACCCTGTGGTCCCTGGTTTCCAGGTGTGCACAGGGCCCAGGAGAGCTGCTGTGCAGTCCAGGCAGGGACCGTGGTGCCTGGGACATGAAACCCCTTCGAGGACAGCCTTGGAGGGCAGTCCCACCTCACACTACTCCTGTGCTCACAGAACACGGCCTTGGGGGCTCACCTCCTGCCGCCGCCCCCTcagtctccacacacacacatgcacatcacACACACAGGTGAACACACACCAcagtgcacatgtgcacacagtcACTGTACACATGCgccacacacagggacacaccacACGCAGGCACGCTACGTGCACGCATactccccccccacacacacacacagccttctcTTCACACGTCTGAATCCTGATTGTCAGAGCAGCCACTTTTGGGCTCAGTTGACGGGTCCCCTCTGGGTCTGACGGGCCGGGTCAGGGTTGGGGAGGGACGGCCACACCTCAGCCACAGGAGACAGGCGGGAGAGGTTCGGGAGGGGGAAGTTCCTCATGCTCTCAGGTTCCATGGAGGGGCCACAGCCAGCGGGGGCCCCACCCACCGAGTGGGCAGCACCTGTGGGCTGGAGCCTTTGCTGGGGGTCCAGGCGGGGTCGAGGTTCCCTTGGT
Above is a genomic segment from Macaca thibetana thibetana isolate TM-01 chromosome 3, ASM2454274v1, whole genome shotgun sequence containing:
- the DNMT3L gene encoding DNA (cytosine-5)-methyltransferase 3-like gives rise to the protein MAAIPALDPEAEPSMDVILVGSSELSSSVSPGEGRDLIAYEVKVNQRNIEDICLCCGSLQVHTQHPLFEGGICAPCKDKFLDALFLYDDDGYQSYCSICCSGETLLICGNPDCTRCYCFECVDSLVGPGTSGKVHAMSNWVCFLCLPFSRSGLLQRRRKWRGQLKAFYDRESESPLEMFETVPVWRREPVRVLSLFGDIKKELTSLGFLESGSDPGQLKHLDDVTDTVRKDVEEWGPFDLLYGATPPLGHTCDHPPSWYLFQFHRLLQYARPGPGSPRPFFWMFVDNLVLNKEDQDVASRFLEMEPTTIPDVRGGSLQNAVRVWSNIPAIRSSRQRVLVSEEELSLLTQNRQSSKLAAKWPTKLVKNCFLPLREYFKYFSTELTSSL